The Amycolatopsis nigrescens CSC17Ta-90 genomic interval CGACTATCGAACCGCTCACCAGCCCGACCGCCACGCAGTAGGCCGGGAAGGACCACACGAACGCGTAGCCCGCGACCCCCAGCGTGGCGAGCGCGGCGAAGCCGATCGACGTACGGCGGGCGCCGAAGTGATCGACGAGCCAGCCCGCGGGAACGGGCGTCAGCAGCCCGAGCACGGCGCCGACGGACATGCCGACACCGATCTTGGCGGCGTCGAAGCCGAGCCAGCGCACCGCGAAGATCATGCCGCAGGACAGGAACACCCCATGGCCGACGAAGCAGGTCAGTGCGGCCGCGGCGAGCGAGCGCTCGGCGCCCGTGCGGGGGAGCAGGCGCGCCAGCCGGGTGGCCGGCTCGGCGGCGGGCATCATGGCGTCCCCCATTTCCCGGATTCATGGTGCCGCGGCCGAGGATTGTACCCAACTCTCTGGTGTCGTAAGTGAGTTAATCCAGTCGCGGTAAGCGGGATTGGGTAGCGAGGATATGTTCTTTCTCTTTTCTGTCTCGGCGGAAGGGCGCCTGCGGCCTGCCTGCAGGCCACGAATGGTTCTCGCTCGACTACGCTGAGTCGTTACGAGGCCTTGTGGCCGCTTGACCAGGCGACTTCGGTGCGTGAGGGAAGGGCTCCCCCTCGTTCGCCCGACCGGACCAGCCGTTGGGTACCATCTCGTTATGGAGACTGTTGTTGTCGGCACTCGGAGAAGCCACCTCGCCCAGGCCATGGTGCAGGAGTTTCTGGGCAGGCTCAGCTCGTGCCCGGTGGTCAATTTCCAGAGCCGCCAGGTCAGCTCCGCCGGAGATCAGGACCGGAAAAGCTCGCTCAGCGAGATCGGCGGCAGCCGCGGCGGGGCATTCTCCAGTCAGCTCGAAGAGGAACTGTTCGCCGGGCGCATCGATGTCGCCGTGCATTCCTTGAAGGATCTCCCCACCGCGATGCCGGACGCGTTGAGCCTCGCCACGACGCCGCCTCGTGAAGACATCCACGACGCGCTGTGCGGTTCGACGCTCGCCGGGCTCCGCAAGGGGGCCAAGGTCGGTACCGGCGCCGTCCGCCGGATCGCCCAGCTCAAGGCCGTGCGGCCGGACCTGGACATCGTCCCGATCCGGGGAAATGTCCCCCCGCGGCTCGCGAAGCTCAAGAACGGCTTCGACGCGGTCGTGCTCTCGGCCTCGGGTCTGCGCCGGCTCGGTCTCGAAGACAAGATCACCGAACTTCTTCCGCTGGAGCAGTTTCCGCCGTCTCCCGGGCAGGGCGCGATGGGGATTCAGGTCCGGCGCAGCGACACCGAGCTGCTCGCCATGCTGAACGAGTTCGGGGACCCGGTGGCCGACGTCACCGTCCGGGCCGAGCGTGCCCTGCTGGCCGAGCTGCACGGTGGGTGCTCGGTCCCGATCGGCGCGTATGCCCTGCTGGGGCCGGACGGTTCGACCCTGACCCTGACCGGTCAGGTGACGTCGGTGGACGGCTCCCGGCAGATAAACGGCACGGTCGAGGGCACCAACCCCGAAGAACTCGGTAAGACGCTGGCCGAAATCCTGCTTCAGCGCGGGGCGGAATCGATTCTTCAGGAGATCCGGACTCCGGTCTAGTTCCCCATTTTCTCCGCGATCTCCACGGCCGCGTAAGTGATGATCGAGTCCGCGCCGGCGCGCCTGAGCATGGTGAACAGCTCGATCAGCAGATCCCAGTTTCCGGTGTTCGCGCCCAGCATCGTGTACTCGCCGGAGACGGAAAACGGTGCCAGCGGAATCTTCAGGTGCTCGTTGAGCACGACCAGTACGTCCGCGCAGAACAACGCCGGCTCCAGCAGCAGCATGTCCGCGCTTTCGGCCAGCAGCCCCGCTGCCGCGCCGATGGCCGCGGCCGAATCGGACGGAGCCAGCTGGAAAGCGCGGCGGGGACCGGATACCGGCACCGCGCCCATTGTCTGACGGTAACCTTCGTACAACCGTGAATCGAAGATGAGGTGAGGCATGATCTTCACCCCGGCGTGGCCCGTTTCGTCGAGCGCCTGCCTGACCTTCCGCACGCTGCCGCCCAGCATCGAGGCCGGGCCCACGACGTCCGCCCCGGCGTCGGCCTGAGCGACAGCCTGTTCCGCTATCGCGTCTATCGTGGCAGTCACATCCGGAGTGCCGTTCCGGTCGGCTATATAACATTCGCCGCTCGCCGTGTAGGAGCACAGACAGGTTTCCGTCAGCACGGTCACCGACGGATCGACGACTTTGACCTCGTGGATGGCCTGTGCCATCAGACTGTGCGGGCTTCGCCCTGCTGATCCGATCGGATCACGCCGTCCGTCGGTGGAGAACAGTTTCACCGATTGGACTCCAGCGTGCGCGGCCCTGGTCACCGCGCGGTTGAGCATGCCGAGCGGCACGGTTGGCATCGGCCGCGGTTGACTGGAACCGTCGTCGCGGACGAGGAAGACCATCGTCAAGTTCGCTGGAGCAAGCAGGGATTCCACAACTCGTCTCCCCAGGATTCGTGGTTCTGCGGTCGTGGACGGTACCAACTCCGCTCCGATATGCACACCGTCGATCTGATGGTGTGCGTGATAGCGATATGTTCTGTCGGTTTTCTGTCCGAACGGCGGGCGCGGGTCAGCCGGTGAAGGCGGAGTCGACGGCCTTGGTGAGCTCGGTGACCGTGCTGAGCAGCGGCGCGACCGGACGGACCAGCTCGGTGAGCTTCTCCAGCAGCCGCCCGACCACCCCGCGGTCCGGCTTGGCCTGACCGAGCTCGTCGCGCAGGATCTCGGCGGTGGCGATCGTGGTGCCGGGCAGCTGCTCGTGGTGGGCGTCGAGCAGTTCGGACACCCGGTCGAGCAGTTCGGTGGTGCGCCCCGCCGGGTCCGAGAACTGCGAGGCGACCTGCACGTCACCGCTGACCACGCGCGCATTCGGGCCGACCGCCTGGTTGCCGACGGTGCTCTGGCCGCCCGATTGCTGGATGCCGTAGTTCGGTGCGTTCACGCTGGTCCTCCTGGATCAGGTTCCGGATGTCGCCGCGGGTTCGGCGGTGGACGGCTTGGTCACCTGCTGGCTGATCGAAGCCTCGGTGCCGACGGCCTGGCTGCCGACGTTGCTGATTCCGCCGGTTTGAATAATGCCCTGGTTCAGGATAGCCATCTGCCGGTTGCGGAATTCTGTGGTGTCCACCTCATGTGCGTCCAGGAAGTCGAGCATGGCGGCCAGCACATGCCGTTCGATCAATTTAAGGTGCTTGTCCGCGTCCGCTTTCTGGAAGTAATTGTGGTAAAGGGTGTCCGCCGCCAGTTGCCGCGCGCTCACCCTGGCGCCGTAGCTGTAACCGAGGTCGTTCCTGGCCACCGTGCGGGCCAGCTCCCGCCTGTTGGCGCGGCGCCAGTCCGACAGCAGCGCGCTCAGCACCCGGCCTGGCGCCCGCAGCACGCTGCTGGTGAGTTCCCCGGCGGCATTGCCAAGCAGCCTGCCGACCTGGCCCGCGGTCAGGTTGTCGGTCAGCCGGTCGACGTCGTGGTACTGCTTCCAGAGCGGGCCGAGGGTGGTCCGCTCGCACTGCAGGTACAGCAACCGCCCCTTGGTGGAGAAGTGCAGGAAGGTGCTGGCGACCACCTCACCGCCCCAGGAAGGCACCCGCGCGCACAGGTAGTGCCGCGCGGATCCGCTCGGTTCGGCCGCGATCTCGCGGATCTCGTCCGCGCTCAGCAACTGCCGGGGCGCCTGGTCCCGGCGCGGCAGGAACTTGCGGTACGAGGTCAGCGTGTTGCCGCTGATGAACACCCGGTCCTCCAGCACGAGCCCGCCCAGCTCCGGCCCGATCGGCCGCAGCCGTTCACGCACGTACTCGATGAGTTCGAGGACGTCCAGCGCCACCGCTTCGCCGTCGCGACGCAGGGTGGGCAGTGCGAAGGACCAGTTGGACACGCTGGGCCCGTGCCCGACGAAGGGGTTGTACCCGTCGTACACGGTGAGGTTGCCGCGCTCGGCCCGTTCGATCTCGTCCAGCCGTTCGGACTGCCAGGCGTGCATCGGTTCCGGCGCCTCGTCCTGGCGGAACTTGGACCTGGTCAGTTCGCGCGCGGCCACCTGCCTGGTGTGGAAGAGGTCCCAGGCGACCAGCCCGTAGAGCACCAGCCCGGTCAGCAGCGCCAGCACCGGGATGCCGATCAACCAGTCCGGCACCCCAGACTGCTCGGACCGCCGCGCCCCGGGGTCGACGTCGAGCACGGTGATCACCTGCACCGAGAAGTACAGCAACGCGACGATCATCAGCACCGCGAACAGCACGTGCCGCGGTCGTCCGCCCTGTGCCGCCATTCGGCCGAACCACCCCGCCGCCGGCATTACCAGCGTCAGCGCCAGGATCGTCCACAAAGGAGCGACGATGAGCGCGACCACGGTGGTGCCGAGCAGGCCGGCGTCCCGCAGGAGGCGTTGCCGCCGCCCGGCGAGGCAGTGTTGCAGCACCGGCCGCAGCGAGAAGTCCACCGACGGCGCCACCGCGTGCAGGTCGTCCGAGAACAGCGCCTTGTTCAGCTGGTCGGCGAACTTGTCGTCGGTGCGGGCGGCGACGCAGAGGTAACGCGTGGTGTCGTCGGGCGAGGGCGCGGCGGCATCCGGCTCCAGTGCCTTTTTCATTCTTCCCCTTACCAGAAGGACTTCGGAGTGGTGCGGCGTTCGTCCGCCGGGAGGGGACGGGAGCCGAAGAGCCCGGTGCCGGGACGGCCGGCCGGTGCCCGGTGCGCGCCGGAGACCGCCATGCCGACCACCAGCCCGAGCAGGGCGCCGAACAGCGCGGCCTGGCTCAGCGGGCTCAGGAACAGCTCGATGGAGTCGTATTCGCTGCCGGCGGACCAGGGGGACGGGCCGAGCAGCGCGGGCGTCAGCAGGCTCGCGGCCACACTGGCGACGGTGGCGCTGAGCGCTGTCGCGCCGATGCCGGCCATGGCGGCGAAAACGCCGGTGGCGGGTTTCGCCGAGCGGGCGAGCCGGGTCAGCAGCACTACCGCCAGCACGGTGAACAGGAGGGTGCGGATGTTCTGGTACCAGAACATCCAGGCGCCGGTGCGTTCGAGATCCACCTGCCAGCGCGGGAAGAGCAGGGTGCTCGACAGGGCCGTGAAAGGTTCGTCGAAGTCGCCCCGGACCAGATCGAGCTGCCTGCCGATCCAGGGATTGCCGGCCACCAGCACGTAACCCAGTACGACGGCCACTCCCGGCGCGGAAAACCGTTGCCGTCGCCCACTCGTCGCTTCCACCACGCGTTGAAGCTAGACCAGCCGTGAGAACGCTTCCATGGCTCGGCGCCGCTTAGTTCCCAACCGTTATCCGTCGATGTAGTGCTGGATCGCCGGAGCGACGAGCTGCACTATTTCCTCTTCCGGAACCTCGGCGATCGGTGGTACGGCGACGATGTAGCGGAGCAGCGCGACGCCGATCAGCTGCGCAGCCGCCGCGGTCATGCGTACCCGCGGGATGCCGAAGCCGTCCGCGACCTTGGAGAAGACGACCTGGTCCATGAAGGTGCGCATCATGGCCGCGGCCTCTTCGTTGGTGGTGACCGAGCGCAGCAGGGCGAGGAAGGGCGCGCGGCCCGCCGGTTCCCGCCACAGGTCGAGGAAGGCGCGCACCAGGCGTTCGCCCGCGTGTTCGCGCGGGCCCTCCAGAATGGCCGGGATCAGTTCCGCGGGGTTGAACGGCAGTTCCATCGCGGCCACGAACAGTTGTTGCTTGGTGCCGTAGAAATGGTTCAGCATGGCGGGGTTCACCCCGGCCTCGGTCGCGATGGCGCGAACGGTGGCACCGCCGTAGCCCTGTTGGGCGAACAGCTTTCGCGCCGCGGCCAGGATGTGCTCTCTGGTCTCGGTCTGCCCTGGACGTCTGCCGGCTCGTGCCATGCGTTGATCTTATTCCCCGGCTTCGAGCAGCCGCCGGAACTCGCGCTCGGGGTCCTTGAGCATCCGGTGCACGGTCTGCACGCTCGCGCAGGGCCAGGCCCGCAGGCAGCAGCGGCAGAGGCCGTACCGGTTCTCGTGGTGGTCCATCAGAACGGCGCGGATCACGTCCACCAGATCCGGAATCAGCCGCCTAGCCGACCTCGCGTCCGCTTCGCCCCATGAAGCGACCTTCATGGCGAGGTATTCCGCCATATCGAGATAACGGTACAGCTCATCGCGAAGCAGGTCGTACGCGTCCTGTTGAGCCGAGTTCAGATTGGTCATGACTACAGGAAACAACCTTGACACCGGGACAGGAAATCCGCCTTTTCGGGGGATATATTTGCGAACGGAGGATTGCTTCATCGAGCCGCGCTAATTTTGCCTCATGAAGGACAGGGAGCCCACCATCAGAAGCAGACAGCTCGGCGCGGGTCTGCGCAAGGTGATGCATCGCGCCGGGCTGAACGGCAGCCAGGCCGCGCGCAAGCTCGGCTGGGTCGACAGCACGGTTTCCCGGCTGCTCAACGGAAAACGCGGCGGGGATGTGGTCGAGGTGTCCGCGTTCCTGGCCATCTGCGGGGTCGTGGGCGAGGAACGCGAGTACTACTTGCAGCTGGCGCGGGAGGTGGCGAAGGAAGGCTGGTTCCAGCAGCACGGCTCCCGCCTGCCCAAGCAACTCACCACCCTCATCGACCACGAGGACTTGGCAACCTCCATCGTGGATTTCCAGCCGATGATTATGCCCGGTGTTCTGCAAACCGCCGAGTACGCGCGAGCCTTGCTGATGGGGATGGGTACATTGCCTGAAGAGGAGATCGATGGCCGTGTTGCGGCAAGGATGGCCCGTAAGGGACTGTTCGGTCGCTCACCGCAAGCCCAATTCACCTTCTTCATCCACGAGTTCGCACTGATGTTGCGTGTCGGGGGCAACGAGGTGATGTCCGGCCAGTTGCACCAGCTGCTTCGGGATGCTGTTCGCCCCTATGTCACCCTGCGCGTGATACCCAGGACCGCAGGTGTGCATGCCGGGATCGCCGGAGCGTTCATGTTAATGGAGTTCACCGACTTCAAGCCGGTGGCTTACCTGGAAAGCCAGACAGCCTCGATCTTCCTGGAGAAGGCGGAGGAAATTGCCGCGTACCGGCTCGTGTTGACAAGGCTCGCGGAGAAGGCGCTGGATGAGGGACAATCGAAGGAGCGGATCGCAAACCTGGCGGTCGAGCGGTACTCCTAGCGGGAGGATTGCTATGGGCTCCCTCGGGTCATCCGAGCTGGTGTGGCGCAAGAGCAGCTACAGCGCGGCTGCGAACGGCTGCGTCGAGGTGGGGGCAAAAAGTCGGCTATTTGCCGTGCGGGACTCCAAGGACCCGGCGGGTGGGGCGTTGACCTTCGGCGATGCGGCCTGGCGGGCCTTTCTGGGTGCGGTTCGCTGACACGTAGGCTGGGCCGTATGTCAGTCGCGGTCCGGGTGATTCCCTGTCTTGATGTCGACGCCGGCCGGGTGGTCAAGGGTGTCAACTTCGCCGACCTTCGCGACGCGGGCGACCCCGTCGAACTCGCGCGCGCCTACGACGCCGAGGGTGCCGACGAACTCACCTTCCTCGACGTCACGGCCTCCTCCGGCAACCGCGAGACCACCTTCGACGTGGTCCGCCGCACCGCCGAGCAGGTGTTCATCCCGCTCACCGTCGGCGGCGGTGTGCGCTCCGGCGACGACGTGAACCGGCTGCTCCGCGCGGGCGCGGACAAGGTGAGCATCAACACCGCCGCGATCGCCCGCCCCGAACTCCTGCACGAGACCTCCCGGCGCTTCGGCTCGCAGTGCATCGTGCTCTCGGTGGATGCCCGACGCGGCGGTGACACCGCCTCCGGTTTCGAGGTGACCACGCACGGGGGCCGCCAGGGCACCGGCATCGACGCCGTCGAGTGGGCCGCCCGCGGCGAGGAGCTCGGCGTCGGCGAGATCCTGCTCAACTCGATGGACGCGGACGGCACCAAGGCCGGTTTCGACCTGGAGCTGATCGGCCTGGTCCGCAAGGCCGTGCACGTCCCGGTGATCGCCAGCGGCGGCGCGGGCGCGCTCGAACACTTCCTGCCCGCCGTGCAGCAGGGCGCGGACGCGGTGCTTGCGGCCAGCGTGTTCCACTTCGGCCAGCTCAAGATCGGCGACGTCAAGGACGCGCTGCGCGCCGGTGGGGTCGTGGTCCGATGAATACTCAAGAGTCCAAGCGGCTCAGGTCGGCGCCGCTGGAGGTCAAGGTCACGCTGGCGCTGCTGGTCGGCTGCGGCCTCGCCTACACCCTGCTCGGCGTGCTGGTCCTCACCACCAGCGAGGCGAGCTGGCGTTCGCTGCTGGTGCCGCTGACCAGCCTGCTGCTCGGCTTGGTCGCGGCGGGCGGGCTGGTGCTGCGGATGCCGTCCTCGCGTTACGCCGGGTTCGCCGTGGTGTCCCTCTTCGCGGTGGTGCACGCTTTCCTGCTGCTCGGCAGCGAGCTGTTGTGGTTCAAGCTGTTCTCCCTGCTCGCCGCCGCCGGCTACATCTACGCCGGGGTGCTGCTCAACTCGATGCCGGTGCGCCGGTACGTGCTGGGGGAGCGGGCATGACCGAACTCGACCCCGCGCTCGCCGCACGGCTCAAGCGCACCGCCGACGGCCTGGTCTGCGCGGTGGTGGTGGACCACGTCAGCTCCGACGTGCTGATGGTCGCCTGGATGAACGACGAGGCGCTCGCGCTGACCCTGTCCACCCGGCGCGGCACCTACTACTCGCGCAGCCGCCAGTCGCTGTGGGTGAAGGGTGAGACCTCCGGCCACGTCCAGCACGTCCGCGAAGTGCGCCTCGACTGCGACGCCGACACCGTGCTCGTCCGCGTCGACCAGGTCGGCCCCGCCTGCCACACCGGCACCCGCACCTGCTTCGACACCGACGACCGCCTCCTCCTCACCGACCCCTAACCCCCGCCGCGAGTCCCACACTCCACACCCGCGAGTCCCACGTTCGGCCTCGGCGAGTTCCCCTCCCGCGGCGTGTTGGCGGGTAGCCGCCGCTGCCCCAAGGTGAACTTCGGGGTGCGCGAGTGTGGGACTCGGGATGCGTGAAGGTGGGACTCGCGGGCTTAGTCCAGGGAGCCGGTGAGGTAGCGCTGGAGGTTCGGGGCGACGGCCTGGACCATGGTCTCGATGTCGGTGGAGGCCAGCGGCTCGAACTTGGCCACGTAGCGGATCATGCCCATGCCGATCAGCTGCGAGGCGCACAGCGTGGCGCGGAACTCGGCGTTGTCGGCGTTGATCTTGGCGGACAGCTTGCCGAAGATGTGGTTGAGGAAGAACTCGCGCAGCGCCTGCGCGGCCTGGTCGTGTCCGGCCACGCTGCGCACCAGCGCCTTGAAGGTGTCCGCGCCGGTCTGGTCCCACCTGGTCAGGAACACCCGCACCACCCGGCGGCCCAGGTCGTCGAGGTCGCCGTCGAGCAGTTCCCCGATCAGGTCGCGGGGGTCGAACGGCAGCTCCAGCACGGCCTGCGCGAACAGGCCCTCCTTGCCGCCGAACCAGTGGTTCACCATCGCCGCGTCCACCCCGGCCCTGGTCGCGATGGTGCGCACGGTCGCGCCCTCGAAGCCGGATTCGCCGAACACCGCGCGGGCGGCTTCGAGCAGGGCGGTCCTGGTGTCCTGCCCCGCCGGACGCCGTCCGCGGCGTTTGGCCGGGGGTGTGGGTTTCACGGTGGTCACCTGACCATCATGACTGCCAGGACCAAATCATTCAATCTTCATTGAATTTATGCCGGGTGCGAGGTGGATCGGGCACAGCGGCACAATGAGCCCATGGTAAGTGCCCGAACCGCGAATACCAGCACCGCAGGCCTCGGTTCGGTGAGCCCGGCGCGCGACGACTTCCGCGCCCTCGCCGAAGGCCGCCGGGTGATCCCGGTGGTCCGCAGGCTGCTCGCCGACGGGGAGACCCCGATCGCGGTCTACCGCAAGCTCGCCGCCGACCGGCCGGGCACCTTCCTCTTCGAGTCCGCGGAGAACGGGCAGAGCTGGTCCCGCTGGTCCTTCATCGGGGTGCGCAGCCCGGCCGCGCTGACCGTGCGCGACGGCAAGGCCACCTGGGTCGGCACGCCGATGGCGGGCCTGCCGGTGGACGGCGACCCGCTGACCGTGCTGCGCGAGACGGTCGCGACCCTGCACACCGAGCCGCTGCCCGGGATGCCGCCACTGACCGGTGGCATGGTCGGCTATGTCGGCTACGACTCGGTGCGCTGGTTGGAAAAGCTGCCCGAGCTGGCGGAGAAGGACCTGGACATCCCGGAGCTGACCATGCTCCTGGCCACCGACCTCGCCGCCTTCGACCACCACGAAGGCACCGTCACGCTGATCGCCAACGCGGTCAACTGGGACGACTCGCCGGAACGGGTGGACGCGGCCTACGACGACGCGGTGCGCCGGCTGGAGGAGATGACCGAACAGCTGCGCGCTCCCGCGCCCTCCACCATCGCGGTGTTCGACCGGCCGGCGCCGGAGTTCAGCCGGGCCAGGACGAAAGCGGACTTCCACGCCGCGGTGCACCAGGCGGTCGAGGCGATCCACGCCGGCGAGGTGTTCCAGGTGGTGCCCTCGCAGCGGTTCGAAATCCCGACCGGCGCGGACGCGCTGGACGTGTACCGGGTGCTGCGGACCTCGAACCCCAGCCCGTACATGTACCTGCTGCGCCTGGACGGGTTCGACATCGTCGGCTCCAGCCCGGAGGCGCTGGTCACCGTGCGGGACGGCAAGGCGACCACCCACCCGATCGCCGGCACCCGCTGGCGCGGGGTGGACCCCGAGGAGGACGCGCAGCTGGCCAAGGACCTGCTGGCGGACGAGAAGGAGCGCGCCGAGCACCTGATGCTGGTCGACCTCGGCCGCAACGACCTCGGCAAGGTCTGCAAACCGGGCACCGTGCGGGTGGTCGACTTCTTCGACATCGAGCGCTACAGCCACGTGATGCACATCGTCTCCACGGTCACCGGTGAGCTGGCCGATGGCCGGACCGCTTTCGACGCGGTGACCGCCTGCTTCCCGGCGGGCACCCTGTCCGGGGCGCCCAAGGTGCGGGCGATGGAGCTGATCGAGGAGCTGGAACCGACCCGGCGCGGGCTCTACGGCGGGGTCGTCGGCTACCTCGACTTCGCCGGGGATGCGGACACCGCGATCGCCATCCGCACCGCGCTGATGCGCGACGGGGTGGCCTACGTGCAGGCCGGTGGCGGGATCGTGGCCGACTCCGACGCCGACTACGAGGACAACGAAGCGCTGAACAAGGCACGTACGGTGCTGTCCGCGGTCGCCGCGGCGGAGACCATGGCCACCGCCGGCGTGCTCGACCCCGGAGGTGATCGGACGAGTGTCTGAGGCGCCCGAAACCGCCGCGCCTGCGCGCCGATCGCGTCCACTGTGGACGGTCGTGCTCGGGCTGTTGCTCGGTGCCGCGGCGCTGTGGGCCTCGTCCAGGCTGACCTGGTCCGCCCAGTACCGCGACGCCGGGGTGCGCGGCATGGTGCTGGAAACGCAGAACGGCGCGCAGCAGGCCGGCGCGCTGGTGCCGCTGGCCCTGCTCGCGCTGACCGGGGTGGCCGGCATGGTGGCCACCGGCGGCCTGCTGCGCCGGGTGCTCGCCGTGCTGCTCGTGCTGGCCGGGCTCGCGGCCTGCTGGGTGGCGGTGGACGGCATCCGGTTCGGCTACCCCGAAGGCATCCCGGCGGCGGAAATCCTTACCGGGCGCGGGCTCGCGGCGCTCGGGGGAATTCTGGTGATCGTCGGCGGGTTGGCAGGGATCAAGGGCGCGGGGCGGATGCCTCGGCTCGGTTCGCGGTACAGCACGCCGGCCGCCAAGCGCACCGCGCGTGACCCCGACATCCAGCTGTGGGAGGCGCTGTCCGATGGCGAAGACCCGACCAGGGCTCAGTGACTAGGCGTTCGCCCTGATGTTCGACGCCAAGACCGACCCGGAGCCACTACCGACTGTTGCGCGGGTTAGCATGTTTTCGGCGGGAAGGGGAAGGTTTTTGTGAGGCACCTTGCGAGTGAACCTGTGAGCACGGCAGCCGGTGAGGGCGCCCGGTGAGCGTGCTGGAAGACATCGTCGAAGGGGTGCGCGCGGATCTCGCCGAGCG includes:
- a CDS encoding TetR family transcriptional regulator; amino-acid sequence: MARAGRRPGQTETREHILAAARKLFAQQGYGGATVRAIATEAGVNPAMLNHFYGTKQQLFVAAMELPFNPAELIPAILEGPREHAGERLVRAFLDLWREPAGRAPFLALLRSVTTNEEAAAMMRTFMDQVVFSKVADGFGIPRVRMTAAAAQLIGVALLRYIVAVPPIAEVPEEEIVQLVAPAIQHYIDG
- a CDS encoding TetR/AcrR family transcriptional regulator — its product is MTTVKPTPPAKRRGRRPAGQDTRTALLEAARAVFGESGFEGATVRTIATRAGVDAAMVNHWFGGKEGLFAQAVLELPFDPRDLIGELLDGDLDDLGRRVVRVFLTRWDQTGADTFKALVRSVAGHDQAAQALREFFLNHIFGKLSAKINADNAEFRATLCASQLIGMGMIRYVAKFEPLASTDIETMVQAVAPNLQRYLTGSLD
- a CDS encoding helix-turn-helix domain-containing protein — its product is MKDREPTIRSRQLGAGLRKVMHRAGLNGSQAARKLGWVDSTVSRLLNGKRGGDVVEVSAFLAICGVVGEEREYYLQLAREVAKEGWFQQHGSRLPKQLTTLIDHEDLATSIVDFQPMIMPGVLQTAEYARALLMGMGTLPEEEIDGRVAARMARKGLFGRSPQAQFTFFIHEFALMLRVGGNEVMSGQLHQLLRDAVRPYVTLRVIPRTAGVHAGIAGAFMLMEFTDFKPVAYLESQTASIFLEKAEEIAAYRLVLTRLAEKALDEGQSKERIANLAVERYS
- a CDS encoding anthranilate synthase component I, which translates into the protein MVSARTANTSTAGLGSVSPARDDFRALAEGRRVIPVVRRLLADGETPIAVYRKLAADRPGTFLFESAENGQSWSRWSFIGVRSPAALTVRDGKATWVGTPMAGLPVDGDPLTVLRETVATLHTEPLPGMPPLTGGMVGYVGYDSVRWLEKLPELAEKDLDIPELTMLLATDLAAFDHHEGTVTLIANAVNWDDSPERVDAAYDDAVRRLEEMTEQLRAPAPSTIAVFDRPAPEFSRARTKADFHAAVHQAVEAIHAGEVFQVVPSQRFEIPTGADALDVYRVLRTSNPSPYMYLLRLDGFDIVGSSPEALVTVRDGKATTHPIAGTRWRGVDPEEDAQLAKDLLADEKERAEHLMLVDLGRNDLGKVCKPGTVRVVDFFDIERYSHVMHIVSTVTGELADGRTAFDAVTACFPAGTLSGAPKVRAMELIEELEPTRRGLYGGVVGYLDFAGDADTAIAIRTALMRDGVAYVQAGGGIVADSDADYEDNEALNKARTVLSAVAAAETMATAGVLDPGGDRTSV
- the hisF gene encoding imidazole glycerol phosphate synthase subunit HisF; its protein translation is MSVAVRVIPCLDVDAGRVVKGVNFADLRDAGDPVELARAYDAEGADELTFLDVTASSGNRETTFDVVRRTAEQVFIPLTVGGGVRSGDDVNRLLRAGADKVSINTAAIARPELLHETSRRFGSQCIVLSVDARRGGDTASGFEVTTHGGRQGTGIDAVEWAARGEELGVGEILLNSMDADGTKAGFDLELIGLVRKAVHVPVIASGGAGALEHFLPAVQQGADAVLAASVFHFGQLKIGDVKDALRAGGVVVR
- a CDS encoding Trp biosynthesis-associated membrane protein gives rise to the protein MSEAPETAAPARRSRPLWTVVLGLLLGAAALWASSRLTWSAQYRDAGVRGMVLETQNGAQQAGALVPLALLALTGVAGMVATGGLLRRVLAVLLVLAGLAACWVAVDGIRFGYPEGIPAAEILTGRGLAALGGILVIVGGLAGIKGAGRMPRLGSRYSTPAAKRTARDPDIQLWEALSDGEDPTRAQ
- a CDS encoding DUF397 domain-containing protein; the encoded protein is MGSLGSSELVWRKSSYSAAANGCVEVGAKSRLFAVRDSKDPAGGALTFGDAAWRAFLGAVR
- the hemC gene encoding hydroxymethylbilane synthase, which codes for METVVVGTRRSHLAQAMVQEFLGRLSSCPVVNFQSRQVSSAGDQDRKSSLSEIGGSRGGAFSSQLEEELFAGRIDVAVHSLKDLPTAMPDALSLATTPPREDIHDALCGSTLAGLRKGAKVGTGAVRRIAQLKAVRPDLDIVPIRGNVPPRLAKLKNGFDAVVLSASGLRRLGLEDKITELLPLEQFPPSPGQGAMGIQVRRSDTELLAMLNEFGDPVADVTVRAERALLAELHGGCSVPIGAYALLGPDGSTLTLTGQVTSVDGSRQINGTVEGTNPEELGKTLAEILLQRGAESILQEIRTPV
- the hisI gene encoding phosphoribosyl-AMP cyclohydrolase, which produces MTELDPALAARLKRTADGLVCAVVVDHVSSDVLMVAWMNDEALALTLSTRRGTYYSRSRQSLWVKGETSGHVQHVREVRLDCDADTVLVRVDQVGPACHTGTRTCFDTDDRLLLTDP